The Quercus robur chromosome 7, dhQueRobu3.1, whole genome shotgun sequence genome has a segment encoding these proteins:
- the LOC126693389 gene encoding microtubule-associated protein 70-1-like isoform X1 — MHWQRVAEVEKLTQTVCELEEAVLAGGAAANAVRDYQRKVQEMNEERKTLEQEVACAKVTANRVATVVANEWKDANDKVMPVKQWLEERKIFQACYPFNASLSCSSDFISSKNTMNTEQVSLLVVTL, encoded by the exons ATGCATTGGCAGAGGGTTGCAGAGGTTGAAAAGCTAACCCAAACTGTTTGTGAGCTTGAGGAGGCTGTTTTGGCTGGTGGTGCTGCTGCCAATGCTGTGCGTGATTATCAACGAAAAGTGCAAGAGATGAAT GAGGAGAGAAAAACTTTAGAACAGGAAGTAGCTTGTGCGAAGGTTACTGCAAATCGTGTTGCCACTGTAGTTGCAAATGAGTGGAAAGATGCCAATGACAAAGTGATGCCTGTTAAGCAATGGCTtgaggaaagaaaaatttttcagGCATGTTACCCATTCAATGCCTCTTTATCATGTTCTTCAGATTTCATTTCTTCAAAGAATACCATGAATACTGAGCAAGTATCATTGCTGGTAGTCACTCTCTAA
- the LOC126691381 gene encoding microtubule-associated protein 70-3-like produces the protein MRFKVLEERLRTSNGNSRIASEGRTTSNGSSRRQSLGGAENFSKSSSNGYLSKGTSNSHYGLLRSNSASTLLKHGNISNRSFDGGSRSLDRGKLIPDASGKDNVPTNTCDHDLISETNGTHMESANGTPIGNTKPEHEDSVSGMLYDMLQKEVVSLRKACNERDQTLKDKDDAIDVGLHTDLILRPMLAKKVDTLNKAMEVEAKKMRREVAAIHVSKEHDQRMWRISTPRGAVNSSHLTSARGYMFLLGVSLVDLV, from the exons ATGCGATTCAAGGTTTTGGAGGAAAGGCTTAGAACATCTAATGGTAACTCTCGCATTGCCTCAGAAGGTAGAACCACAAGCAATGGATCTTCAAGGCGTCAGTCTCTTGGTGGAGCAGAGAATTTCTCAAAGTCATCCTCCAATGGGTATCTCTCAAAGGGAACTTCAAATTCACACTATGGGCTTCTCAGATCAAACAGTGCTAGCACATTATTAAAGCATGGTAATATCTCGAATAGATCATTTGATGGTGGTAGTAGATCACTGGATAGAGGTAAGCTGATACCAGATGCAAGTGGGAAAGATAATGTGCCCACCAATACCTGTGATCATGACCTAATTAGTGAAACAAATGGTACTCACATGGAGAGTGCAAATGGAACTCCAATTGGAAACACCAAACCAGAACATGAAGATAGTGTTTCTGGAATGCTGTATGATATGCTACAAAAAGAGGTTGTATCTCTGAGAAAAGCTTGCAATGAGAGAGATCAGACACTCAAGGACAAGGATGATGCAATTGATGTTGGACTGCATACTGATCTGATTTTGCGGCCT ATGTTGGCAAAGAAGGTTGATACATTGAACAAAGCAATGGAAGTTGAGGCTAAAAAGATGCGAAGAGAAGTTGCTGCTATACATGTCAGCAAGGAGCATGATCAGAGGATGTGGCGTATAAGTACTCCTAGGGGGGCTGTAAATAGTTCTCATTTGACTTCTGCAAG AGGCTACATGTTCCTTCTGGGTGTTTCTCTTGTGGATCTCGTGTGA
- the LOC126693389 gene encoding microtubule-associated protein 70-1-like isoform X2, with protein sequence MHWQRVAEVEKLTQTVCELEEAVLAGGAAANAVRDYQRKVQEMNEERKTLEQEVACAKVTANRVATVVANEWKDANDKVMPVKQWLEERKIFQREMQQLCDKLAVAEAAEHTTKAEAQLKM encoded by the exons ATGCATTGGCAGAGGGTTGCAGAGGTTGAAAAGCTAACCCAAACTGTTTGTGAGCTTGAGGAGGCTGTTTTGGCTGGTGGTGCTGCTGCCAATGCTGTGCGTGATTATCAACGAAAAGTGCAAGAGATGAAT GAGGAGAGAAAAACTTTAGAACAGGAAGTAGCTTGTGCGAAGGTTACTGCAAATCGTGTTGCCACTGTAGTTGCAAATGAGTGGAAAGATGCCAATGACAAAGTGATGCCTGTTAAGCAATGGCTtgaggaaagaaaaatttttcag agagaaatgCAGCAGCTTTGTGATAAACTGGCAGTAGCTGAGGCTGCTGAGCACACCACAAAGGCAGAAGCACAGCTTAAAATGT GA
- the LOC126693385 gene encoding DNA gyrase subunit B, chloroplastic/mitochondrial-like: MALLLRPSSSSYLLSLRFMASRFLASSSLNSSCSYPLSFSRPSLIFKPSSVRVNSPLKRVSCLSTRNAVSPRAFMSTSTTEALQGSASSKAYGSDQIQVLQGLDPVRKRPGMYIGSTGFRGLHHLVYEILDNAVDEAQAGFASKIDVVLHADGSVSITDNGRGIPTDLHPVTKKSSLETVLTVLHAGGKFGGSSSGYSVSGGLHGVGLSVVNALSEALEVTIWRDGMEYEQKYARGNPVTTLLSQILPPELKDHQGTRIRFWPDKEVFTTAIQFDYNTIAGRIRELAFLNPKLTIALKKEDSDPDKNQYNEYFYAGGLIEYVTWLNTDKKPLHDVVGFRKEKEGISIDVALQWCSDAYSDTMLGYANSIRTVDGGTHIDGTKAALTRTLNSLGKKSKSIKDKDITLSGEHVREGLTCVVSVKVPNPEFEGQTKTRLGNPEVRKVVDQSVQEYLTEYLELHPDILDLILSKSLNALKAALAAKRARELVRQKSVLRSSSLPGKLADCSSTNPEEAEIFIVEGDSAGGSAKQGRDRRFQAILPLRGKILNIERKDEAAMYKNEEIQNLILGLGLGVKGEDFKKEALRYHKIIILTDADVDGAHIRTLLLTFFFRYQRALFDEGCIYVGVPPLYKVERGKQAYYCYDDAELRKLQSSFPSNASYNIQRFKGLGEMMPTQLWETTMDPEQRLLKQLVVEDAAEANVVFSSLMGSRVDFRKELIQNSASMINLNQLDI; the protein is encoded by the exons ATGGCGCTTCTTCTTAggccttcttcttcctcttatCTCCTCTCACTTCGTTTCATGGCCTCTCGCTTCCTGGCTTCCTCTTCTCTCAATTCTTCTTGTTCAtatcctctctctttctctcgtCCATCTCTTATCTTCAAGCCATCCAG tgtcagGGTGAATTCTCCATTGAAAAGGGTTTCGTGTCTTTCAACTCGAAATGCGGTGTCTCCGAGGGCTTTCATGTCGACGAGCACCACCGAGGCTCTACAAGGAAGTGCCAGTTCAAAAGCTTATGGTTCTGATCAAATTCAG GTACTGCAAGGCTTAGACCCTGTTAGGAAAAGGCCGGGAATGTATATTGGAAGCACGGGATTTCGTGGTTTGCACCATTTG GTTTATGAAATATTGGATAATGCTGTGGATGAGGCTCAGGCTGGATTTGCTTCTAAAATAGATGTTGTCTTGCATGCTGACGGTTCTGTGAGCATTACTGACAATGGTCGTGGG ATTCCTACTGACTTGCACCCAGTTACCAAGAAATCTTCCCTGGAGACTGTGTTGACG GTATTACATGCGGGTGGTAAATTTGGTGGCTCCAGTAGTGGATATTCTGTGTCAGGCGGTTTGCATGGTGTGGGTTTGTCTGTTGTTAATGCCTTGTCTGAG GCTCTAGAAGTTACCATTTGGCGTGATGGAATGGAATATGAGCAAAAATATGCTCGCGGGAACCCTGTGACAACTTTATTAAGTCAAATTCTTCCCCCTGAATTGAAAGATCATCAAGGAACACGAATCAGATTTTGGCCTGACAAAGAAG TTTTCACTACCGCTATTCAGTTTGACTACAACACAATAGCTGGACGAATTAGGGAGCTAGCTTTTCTCAATCCTAAG CTTACTATTGCTCTGAAAAAAGAGGATAGTGATCCGGACAAGAACCAGTATAATGAGTACTTCTACGCTGGGGGATTGATTGAATATGTGACATGGCTAAATACTGATAAG AAACCGCTTCATGATGTCGTGGgtttcagaaaagaaaaagagggcaTTTCAATTGATGTAGCTCTCCAATG GTGTTCAGATGCATATTCAGATACAATGCTGGGATATGCTAACAGCATACGTACGGTTGATGGCGGCACCCATATAGATGGTACAAAGGCTGCTTTAACAAGAACTCTGAATAGCCTTGGGAAGAAGTCAAAATCTATCAAG GATAAGGACATTACTTTAAGTGGTGAACATGTGAGGGAGGGATTAACATGTGTTGTCTCAGTCAAGGTTCCAAATCCAGAGTTTGAAGGACAAACAAAG ACTAGGTTGGGAAATCCGGAGGTGCGAAAAGTGGTTGATCAATCTGTTCAAGAATATCTTACTGAATACTTGGAGTTACATCCAGATATACTTGATTTAATCCTTTCCAAGTCTTTAAATGCTCTCAAG GCAGCTCTGGCAGCAAAGAGGGCAAGGGAATTGGTGAGACAAAAGAGTGTACTGAGATCATCATCTCTTCCTGGAAAACTAGCTGATTGCTCATCCACAAATCCTGAAGAGGCAg AGATCTTTATAGTTGAAGGAGATTCAGCTGGCGGAAGTGCAAAACAAGGTCGTGATAGGCGCTTTCAG GCTATTCTCCCTCTGAGGGGTAAGATATTGAACATTGAAAGAAAGGACGAGGCAGCTATGTACAAAAATGAAGAGATTCAAAATCTCATTCTTGGTCTTGGACTTGGAGTAAAg GGGGAGGACTTTAAAAAGGAGGCTCTACGATATCACAAGATTATCATCTTAACAGATGCTGATGTAGATGGTGCTCACATCCGGACATTGTTGCTGACATTTTTCTTCAGATATCAG AGAGCCCTATTTGATGAAGGTTGCATATATGTTGGTGTTCCACCACTTTACAAG GTTGAAAGGGGAAAGCAAGCATACTACTGCTATGATGATGCTGAACTTAGAAAGCTTCAGAGTTCTTTCCCTTCAAATGCATCATACAACATTCAGAGGTTTAAAG GCCTAGGAGAGATGATGCCTACACAATTGTGGGAAACAACAATGGATCCAGAGCAAAGGTTGCTAAAGCAATTAGTGGTTGAAGATGCCGCTGAAGCAAATGTTGTCTTTTCCTCCCTTATGGGTTCCCGG GTGGATTTTCGGAAGGAGCTCATACAGAATTCTGCAAGCATGATTAACCTTAACCAGTTAGATATTTAA
- the LOC126691380 gene encoding uncharacterized protein LOC126691380, which yields MVDGILVPAKAALVKKIPLARSPIEDSLFWPFIANGQYNCKSGYRFLKELEAGTVENSQPDLDRQLWKSIWSLEVPNKYKNMMWRACRNSLPTKLNLTQKTIIDNSTCDRCCSHIEDALHALWGCSGLDDVWDGERWCFRTRERFADFKELCRWIMEHGNSLELFAVQVWHIWHQRNQLRLQQPCCLTKDLKHDAQARWDEIRAINPLPNQVRPEQKPKWIAPPPNTYKINYDGAVSDKENKAGVGVVIRDHNGEVIASLIQQLDQAFQLMEVVAIAACRAVEFGNELGAGCAIVEGDSEVIVKALRNKDNGLTSFAPLINDVSLFSTLFSELSYSHIRRNGNKVAHSLARLALITPDCTVWMEDVPFRTLHFVQADLVAL from the coding sequence ATGGTGGATGGAATTCTGGTACCAGCTAAAGCAGCACTTGTAAAGAAGATCCCACTTGCCCGAAGTCCAATTGAAGACTCTCTGTTCTGGCCTTTCATAGCAAATGGGCAGTATAACTGTAAGTCAGGTTATAGGTTTCTCAAAGAGTTGGAGGCAGGGACTGTGGAGAATTCACAACCGGACTTGGATAGACAATTATGGAAAAGTATTTGGTCCTTGGAAGTCCCTAACAAGTATAAAAACATGATGTGGCGGGCATGCAGAAACTCTCTTCCCACAAAGCTCAATTTGACTCAAAAAACTATCATAGATAACTCAACATGTGACCGTTGCTGTTCACACATTGAGGACGCGTTGCATGCTCTTTGGGGTTGTTCGGGTTTGGATGATGTTTGGGATGGAGAAAGATGGTGCTTTCGGACAAGGGAGAGGTTTGCTGACTTCAAGGAATTATGCAGATGGATAATGGAACATGGGAACTCACTTGAACTCTTTGCTGTACAAGTATGGCATATATGGCACCAGAGAAACCAATTACGTTTACAGCAACCTTGCTGCCTCACAAAGGACTTGAAACATGATGCTCAAGCACGCTGGGATGAGATTAGAGCTATCAATCCACTGCCAAACCAGGTCAGACCTGAACAAAAGCCAAAATGGATAGCACCACCACCGAATACGTACAAGATAAATTATGATGGAGCGGTTTCAGATAAGGAGAATAAAGCAGGGGTTGGAGTGGTAATTAGGGACCATAATGGAGAGGTAATTGCTTCCTTAATTCAGCAATTGGATCAAGCTTTTCAACTCATGGAAGTGGTGGCAATTGCTGCGTGCAGAGCAGTGGAGTTTGGCAACGAATTGGGTGCGGGCTGTGCTATTGTGGAGGGTGATTCAGAGGTGATTGTTAAAGCTTTGAGGAACAAGGATAATGGTTTAACTTCTTTTGCACCTTTGATAAATGATGTCTCTTTATTTTCAACTTTGTTTTCAGAATTGTCATACTCTCACATTAGGAGAAATGGCAACAAAGTTGCTCATAGTTTAGCTAGGCTAGCTTTGATCACACCAGATTGTAccgtgtggatggaggatgttccgtTTCGCACCTTACATTTTGTTCAGGCTGATTTGGTCGcgctttaa
- the LOC126693386 gene encoding microtubule-associated protein 70-2-like translates to MSSIVHVSSNGEPEPAPRLTSSASLKARTRKPSNAAAASGGGGGGGGVITRAGSDVDEIITLLHGSDPVRVELNRLENDLRDKDRELGDALAEIKSLKNSERLKEKAVEELTDELNKVDEKLKVTEALLESKNLEIKKINDEKKAALAAQFAAEATLRRVHAAQKDDEMPPIEAIITPLEAELKLARLEVAKLQDDNRALDRLTKSKEAALLEAERTVQIALAKASLVDDLQNKNQELMKQIEICQEENKIMDKMHRQKVAEVEKLTQTVRELEEAVLAGGAAANAVRDYQRKVQEMNEERKTLEREVARAKVTANRVATVVANEWKDANDKVMPVKQWLEERKFFQGEMQQLRDKLAVAERTAKAEAQLKEKYQLRFKVLEERLRTSNGNSRIASEGRTISNGSSRRQSLGGAENFSKSSSNGYLSKRTSNSQYGLLRSNSASTLLKHGNISNRSFDGGSRSLDRGKLIPDASGKDNVPTNTCDHDLISETNGTHMERANGTPIGNTKPEHEDYVSGMLYDMLQKEVVSLRKACNERDQTLKDKDDAIEMLAKKVDTLNKAMEVEAKKMRREVAAKEKEVAAIRVSKDHDQRMRRISTPRGAVNSSHLTSARNARNP, encoded by the exons ATGTCGTCGATCGTCCACGTCAGCAGCAACGGTGAACCCGAGCCGGCTCCGAGGCTGACGTCATCGGCTTCGTTGAAGGCTCGGACCAGGAAGCCTAGTAATGCCGCCGCAGCcagcggcggcggcggaggaggaggaggagtcaTAACCAGAGCCGGCTCCGACGTCGATGAGATCATCACTCTCTTGCACGGCTCCGATCCCGTCCGCGTTGAACTCAACCGCCTAGAGAATGATCTCCGAG ATAAAGATCGGGAATTGGGAGATGCGCTTGCAGAAATCAAGTCTCTGAAGAATTCGGAGCGCCTTAAAGAGAAGGCAGTTGAAGAG TTGACAGATGAGCTAAATAAAGTGGATGAAAAACTTAAAGTGACTGAAGCTCTTTTGGAGAGCAAG AACCTTGAGATCAAGAAGATAAATGATGAGAAAAAAGCTGCTTTGGCTGCACAATTTGCAGCTGAAGCTACACTTCGAAGGGTCCATGCTGCACAGAAAGATGATGAAATGCCTCCCATTGAGGCCATTATTACACCGCTGGAGGCAGAGCTTAAACTGGCCAGGCTGGag GTAGCAAAGTTGCAGGATGACAATAGAGCACTTGATCGGCTTACTAAATCCAAAGAGGCTGCTCTTCTTGAGGCTGAGAGAACTGTTCAGATTGCTTTGGCTAAAGCATCCTTGGTTGATGATCTGCAAAACAAAAACCAGGAGCTAATGAAGCAAATTGAAATATGCCAG GAGGAGAACAAAATCATGGACAAAATGCATCGGCAGAAGGTTGCAGAGGTTGAAAAGCTAACCCAAACTGTTCGTGAGCTTGAGGAGGCTGTTTTGGCTGGTGGTGCTGCTGCTAATGCTGTGCGTGATTATCAACGAAAAGTGCAAGAAATGAAT GAGGAGAGAAAAACTTTAGAACGGGAAGTAGCTCGTGCGAAGGTTACTGCAAATCGTGTTGCCACTGTAGTTGCAAATGAGTGGAAAGATGCCAATGACAAAGTGATGCCTGTTAAGCAATGGCttgaggaaagaaaattttttcag ggaGAAATGCAACAGCTTCGTGATAAACTGGCAGTAGCTGAGCGCACCGCAAAGGCAGAAGCGCAGCTTAAA GAAAAATACCAATTGCGATTCAAGGTTTTGGAGGAAAGGCTTAGAACGTCTAATGGTAACTCTCGCATTGCCTCAGAAGGGAGAACCATAAGCAATGGATCTTCAAGGCGTCAATCTCTTGGTGGAGCAGAGAATTTCTCAAAGTCATCCTCCAATGGGTACCTATCAAAGAGAACTTCAAATTCACAATATGGGCTTCTCAGATCAAACAGTGCTAGCACATTATTAAAGCATGGTAATATCTCGAATAGATCATTTGATGGTGGTAGTAGATCACTGGATAGAGGTAAGCTGATACCAGATGCAAGTGGGAAAGATAATGTGCCCACCAATACCTGTGATCATGACCTAATTAGTGAAACAAATGGTACTCACATGGAGAGAGCAAATGGAACTCCAATTGGAAACACCAAACCAGAACATGAAGATTATGTTTCTGGAATGCTGTATGATATGCTACAAAAAGAGGTTGTATCTCTGAGAAAAGCTTGCAATGAGAGAGATCAGACACTCAAGGACAAGGATGATGCCATTGAG ATGTTGGCAAAAAAGGTTGATACATTGAACAAAGCAATGGAAGTTGAAGCTAAAAAGATGCGAAGAGAAGTTGCTGCTAAGGAAAAGGAAGTTGCTGCTATACGTGTCAGCAAGGATCATGATCAGAGGATGCGGCGTATAAGTACTCCTAGGGGGGCTGTAAATAGTTCACATTTGACTTCTGCAAG GAATGCACGGAACCCATAG